One region of Termitidicoccus mucosus genomic DNA includes:
- a CDS encoding MotE family protein, translating into MKRFPLPYLIASLALLLGVISGLGLFWLEAAPLAVEAAATRSPAQTAGQRPEKPWDFWTVEIDSLAAELKDARALLAKREEALLFREKRLAAEERELGTLRTELESMRAEIDRRLVEVQAGEVKNLRSLAQTYSNLTPKAAVTLMLELDDVMIVKLLSFMKSDVTGPIFEELAVAAAKDPALAKRIATIAERLRLLSPAKAPATSS; encoded by the coding sequence ATGAAACGTTTCCCACTGCCATATTTGATTGCATCGCTGGCGCTCCTGCTCGGCGTGATTTCCGGGCTGGGGTTGTTCTGGCTGGAGGCGGCGCCGCTCGCGGTCGAGGCCGCCGCCACGCGCTCTCCCGCGCAGACGGCGGGGCAGAGACCGGAGAAACCCTGGGATTTCTGGACGGTCGAGATCGACAGCCTCGCCGCCGAATTGAAGGACGCCCGCGCGCTCCTCGCCAAGCGGGAGGAGGCGCTGCTGTTTCGCGAAAAACGGCTCGCGGCGGAGGAGCGCGAACTCGGCACGCTGCGGACCGAGCTGGAATCCATGCGCGCGGAGATCGACCGGCGCCTGGTGGAAGTCCAGGCGGGCGAGGTGAAAAACCTCCGCTCGCTGGCGCAAACCTACAGCAACCTGACGCCGAAGGCCGCGGTGACGCTCATGCTCGAACTCGACGATGTGATGATCGTGAAGCTGCTTTCGTTCATGAAATCGGATGTGACCGGCCCGATCTTCGAGGAGCTGGCCGTTGCCGCCGCAAAAGACCCCGCCCTTGCCAAGCGCATCGCGACCATCGCGGAGCGTTTGCGCCTGCTCAGCCCGGCCAAGGCGCCGGCCACCAGTTCCTGA
- a CDS encoding flagellar FliJ family protein gives MLTIRALEEQRARVAFAAAVRAAEAAEQALARAEARLAESGRTLEASRARRFRGGEQSAFLLAFQACHEAVKRARAALDQANEARRRAQMAWMETRTRLRLIERMQQRARDAYRRECDRLEQAALDEFATARAHREAFVL, from the coding sequence GTGCTGACGATCCGGGCGCTGGAGGAGCAGCGGGCGCGCGTGGCGTTCGCGGCGGCCGTGCGCGCGGCAGAGGCGGCGGAGCAAGCCCTGGCGCGCGCCGAAGCGCGCCTCGCGGAGTCGGGACGGACGCTGGAGGCCAGCCGCGCGCGGCGTTTCCGCGGCGGCGAGCAGTCCGCGTTTTTGCTCGCCTTCCAGGCGTGCCATGAGGCGGTCAAGCGCGCCCGGGCCGCCCTCGACCAGGCCAATGAAGCGCGGCGCCGGGCGCAGATGGCCTGGATGGAGACCCGCACCCGGCTGCGGTTGATCGAGCGCATGCAGCAGCGAGCCCGGGACGCCTACCGCCGGGAGTGCGACCGGCTCGAACAGGCGGCGCTCGACGAGTTCGCAACGGCGCGCGCGCATCGCGAGGCATTTGTCTTATGA